The following nucleotide sequence is from Flavobacterium sp. N1736.
TAATACACAAGATTTCTGTTTGGTAAATGTGCCAACAGTTGCAAATATTCAGGTAAACGAAGCAAATGTAGTTTGGTACAGTACTTCAATCGGAGGAATTGCAATTGCACCAACAACGGCTTTAACAAACAGCATTTATTACGGAGCCATTTTAGACCCTGTAACAAATTGTGAAAGCGCAACACGATTACAAGTAACCATTACAGTTACTGATCCGTTGACACCAACAACTATAGACAACACACAAGACTTTTGTTTAGTTAGCGCACTAACAGTTGCCAACATTCAGGTAAATGAGCCAAATGTGGTTTGGTATACAACAGCAACAGGCGGAACAGCACTTGCACCAACAACAGCTTTAACAAACGGCATTTATTACGGAGCAATTTTAGATTCTGTAACAGGTTGTGAAAGTTCAGTTCGATTGGCAGTAACCATTTCTGTAACTGATCCAGGCACGCCAACTACAACAGATAACACACAAGATTTCTGTTTAGTTAGTGCGCCAACAGTTGCTAATATTCAGGTAAACGAACCAAATGTAATTTGGTACAGCACTTTAACCGGAGGAACAGCAATTGCGCCAACAACGGCATTAACAAGCGGTATTTACTACGGAGCCATTTTAGATCCGATAACAAATTGTGAAAGCGCAATACGATTAGCAGTAACAATTTCTGTAAACGATCCGGGAACTCCAACAACTACAGATAACACACAAGATTTCTGTTTGGTAAATGTGCCAACAGTGGCTAATATTCAGGTTAATGAACCAAATGTAATTTGGTACAGTACTTTAACCGGAGGAATTGCAATAGCACCAACAACAGCTTTAACAAACGGAATTTATTACGGAGCCATTTTAGATCCGGTTTCCGGTTGTGAAAGCGCAACACGATTAGCAGTAACCATTACAGTTACCGATCCGTTGACACCAACAACAGCAGATAGCACACAAGATTTCTGTTTAGTTAGTGCACCAACAGTTGCCAATATTCAGGTAAACGAGCCAAATGTGGTTTGGTATACAACAGCAACAGGCGGAACAGCTCTTGCACCAACAACAGCTTTAGCAAACGGAATTTATTACGGAGCAATTTTAGATCCTGTAACAGGTTGCCAAAGTTCAGTTCGATTGGCAGTAACTATTTCTGTAACCGATCCGGGCACGCCAACAACTACAGATAATACACAGAATTTCTGTTTAATAAATGCATCAACAGTTGCTAATATTCAGGTAAACGAACCAAATGTTGTTTGGTATACAACAGCAACCGGAGGAACTGCTCTTGCACCAACAACAGTTTTACTAAACGGAATTTATTATGGAGCAATTTTAGACCCTGTAACAAATTGTGAAAGTGCTATAAGATTAGCAGTAACAATTACAGTTACAGATCCTGGTACGCCAACTACAACAGATAACACACAAGATTTCTGTATTTCTAATGCGCCAACGGTTGCTAATATTCAGGTAAACCAGCCAAATGTAGTTTGGTATAGCACACCAACAGGCGGAGCTGCAATACCTGCAACAACCGCTTTAACAAACGGAATTTATTACGGAGCCATTTTAGATCCGATTTCAGGTTGTGAAAGCACTGTAAGATTGCTGGTGACAGTAACGATAAATAATCCTACTGCAACGCCAACGACGTTAGATAATACACAAGATTTTTGTTCGATAAATGCGCCAACAGTTGCTAATATTCAGGTAAACGAAGCAAATGTAGTTTGGTACAGCACCGCAACAGGCGGAACTGCAATACCGGCAACAACAGCTTTAGCAACAGGAATATACTACGGAGCTATTTCAAGTGCAATAGGATGCGAAAATCCAGTACGATTAATGGTTACAGTAACGGTAAATACACCAGAAGTGGTAATTACAACAGATACAACGCAGGAATTCTGTTTATCAGCAGCACCAACAATTGCTAATATTCAGGTAAATCAGGCAAATGTAATATGGTTTAGTACAGCAACAGGCGGAACACCATTGGCAGCAAATACGCCACTTACTGCAACAACGTATTATGCAACAACCCTTAGCAATACAACAAATGGCTGTGGTAATGCAACACGTTTAGCAATAGCGGTTAGCTTTATAAATGATGCCTTGTTTCCTATAAATGCAAGTGATAATACGCCTTGTGTATTCCAGGGAATAACATATTCAGTTGCAAATGGAAAAGGAAACTATGTTTGGTCAATCACAAGCGGAACAGGAACTATAACAGCCGGTGGCGGAACTGCTGACGGATCTGCAACGATCCCTTGGGAAGATGTTGGCTCAGGTACAGTTTCAGTTACCTACACCAATACATGTGATGAAACCACTACAAAAACATTAAATGTAACAGTAGCAACATGTTCAGATCTTACCATAACCAATACAGTTAGTAATCCTACTCCTAATTTTGGCGATGAAATCATCTTTACAGTAACAGTAAACAATGTTGGCGAAGGAATTATCAAAAACATAATTGTTAGTGATTTAATTCCAAGCGGATACGAATTAGTATCAACTTCAACAACAACCGGAGTATATGATCCTTTAACAGGGCTTTGGACAATTCCAACCCTAAATGCGGGAGAAAGTGAAACACTCGAAATCAGAGTTACTGTAATGCCAAGCGGCGAATACACAAATGTAGCAGCGATCGAAATTTCAACTCCATTAGATGTTGATCCTACAAACAATACGGCTTCAGCTTTTGTAGAACCAATTTGTTTAACTGTTTATAATGAATTTACACCAAACAGTGACGGAGCAAATGATCTTTTCAGAATTGATTGTATCGAATCCTATCCAAACAACGAATTAAAAGTATATAACAGATATGGTTCATTAGTGTACAGTAAAAAAGGTTATGAAAACGATTGGGACGGAACAGCAAATGTATCCGGAGTTATAAATAGAGGAGATATGTTGCCTACAGGTACTTATTTTTATGTGATAGACATGGGAGACGGAAAGGTTAAAAAAGGATGGTTATCTATAATGAGATAAGCACCATTATTAATCCTCTAATTAATTAAACTAAATAAGTATCGTTATGAAACTATATATAAAATCATTAGAAATATATTTAATCTTAATATGTTCTATTATAACATTTAGTGCGCGTGCACAACAAGATCCGGAGTACACACAATATATGTACAACACAATGGCGGTAAACCCTGCTTATGCAGGGTCTACCGGATCATTAGAAGCAACACTTTTGTACCGTTCACAATGGATAGGAATTGATGGAGCACCAGAAACACAATCGTTCTCCATTCACGGACCGCTTGCCAACGAAAATATCGGTTTGGGATTAAGTGTCGTTAACGACAAAATAGGTCCATCTGATGAACTGTATCTTGACGGAAATTTTGCCTATTCAATACCTCTTGGATATGAAAAAAGATTAGCCTTTGGTTTAAAAGCCGGAATGCGAATGCTGAACATTGATTGGTCAAAAGGAAGATATTACAATAATAATGACGTTTTGTTAAATCAGAATATTGACAATCAGATGAAGTTAGCCGTTGGGGCAGGGATATATTATTATACAGATAAGTGGTATTTAGGAGTTTCAATTCCTAGTTTTATAGAAAACAGCTATTATGATGATGTACAGGAATCTATAGATTACGATCGACTACATTATTATTTAATGGGAGGGTATGTTTTTGATTTGAATCCGAATTTAAAATTCAAGCCGGCATTTCTTGTAAAAGCAGTAAGCGGAGCACCGCTTACAGCAGATGTTTCGGCGAATTTTATGATTGCAGAAAAATTTGTAATTGGTGGAGCTTACAGAACAGATGATTCTGTAAGCATACTGGCAGGTTTTCAAATCTCCAGAAGTTTTTACATCGGATATGCTTTTGATTACACTGTGAGCGACTTAAACAAATACAACGACGGCTCGCACGAAATCATATTGCGTTATCAATTTAACAAAGGCGAAAACAAAATTAAATCCCCTCGATTCTTCTAAAAAATAAACCTTATGAAAAAACTATATATCCTTAGTTTGGTATTGAGCTTCACGGTTTGTTTTGCTCAGACCACTAACCTAAAAAAGGCCGATGCACTGTTTAAAAACTATGCTTATACCGATGCTTCAAAAGCATACGAAGAAATTTTGGCGAATATCAAAAGTCCTTCGACACAAACTTTAAAAAATGCTGCCGACTCGTATTATTTTATTTCCGATTCAAGAAATGCATTAAAATGGTACAGAAAGTTATACGAAGCACAAGGAAATAATTTAACTGATATTTACTATTTGCGTTATATCCAATCGATGAAAGCCGTAATGGATTACGAAGAAGCAAATCGTGTAACCAAAGAATATCTGGATAAAAAAGGCGATAAAAACGAGATCAATAGATATCTGGTTCAAAAATTTCAATTGGATAGTCTCTCTAAATCAAAATCGCTTTATGAAATCAAAAATCTTGCTATAAATTCGACGAAATCTGATTTTGGAACAGCTTTTTTTCAGGATAAAATTGTTTTTACCTCGGCAAGAGATACAACAAAGTTTAGTGAAAAATTATACACCTGGAACAATCAGCCTTTTCTGAATTTATATGTTGCAGAACGAAATCCGGCTGATGCAAGTTTGTTTAACGAAACGATATTTCTGCCAAACGTAATGTCAAAATATCATGAAGCAACAGCCACTTTTGATGCCAGCGGAAAAACAATTTATTATACCACCAACATTGTTAAAAAGAACAAACTGGTTGTAGACGAAAGTAAAATCAATAATTTTCAAATTATAAAAGGAACTTTAGACGGAAATAAACTAGAGAATCCTCAAAAAGTGTTTTTTGACAATGATGATTATTCGGTAGGACATCCTTCTTTAAGCGAGGACGGAAAATGGCTTTTCTTTGCATCAGATATGCCGGGCGGAATTGGTGAAAGTGATTTGTATGTAGTGAAAATTGCTGATGACGGAACAATGAGTTCTCCTCAGAATCTGGGACCAAAAATTAATACAATTGGTAACGACGTATTTCCGTATTTCAGCAAAGGAATGCTTTATTTTTCTTCTGATGGACATTACGGATTAGGAGATCTTGATATTTATGAAAGCAAATTTTTCTCTGACGGAAGTTTCTCAGACCCAAAAAACTTAGGCACTCCCATTAACAGTAATAAAGACGACTTTGCCTATATCATTGACAAAACAGCTCATGCGGGTTATATATCTTCAAACAGAGAAGGAGGAAAAGGCGATGACGATATTTATTCCTTCACAAAAGGAGATCCGGTTTGTAACCAGACAATCTCAGGAATGGCAATAGACCGAAAAACAAAATTGCCACTTACAGATGTTGCCATTATGGGATATAACTCTTTTAATGATATTCTTGGTGAAACAAAAACCAATTACGAAGGTAAATATGCCTTAGTGGTTCCGTGTGGAAAAACAGTTAAAATGATCGCAGCAAAACCAAATTACAGCAGCGATGAAAAAACGGTAGAAACCACTTTAGAAAACGAAGGCGAAATTCCGAATATCAATTTTGAACTCAGCAATTATGATGATTTGGTTGTGAAGAAAAAAGGAGTGGAGAAAGTAGATGTCAACCCAATTTATTTTGATTACGATAAATATGATATCACGCCAAAAGCCGTAGAAGAATTAGCCAAAGTAGTTTTCGTAATGCAAAAATTCCCAAACATTCGTATCAAAATTGAGTCACATACAGATTCAAGAGGAAAAGATGCTTACAACCTGAAACTTTCTGACAACAGAGCAAAATCAACCCGTGATTATCTTATTTCGCAAAATATAGATGCTTCACGAATAGAGAGCGCTATTGGTTATGGCGAAAGCCGCTTAATAAATAAATGTAAAAATGGAGTAAAATGTACAGATGCGGAACATGTTTTAAACAGACGTTCTGATTTTATTATCATTCAAAAATAAACAAGATTATATTGAATGTAATGCAAAAAAAAACACACATAGAAACATAGTCCCGAAGCGTCGGGATGAACTCAAAAAAGACATTTCATTTGCATTAATACACATAGCTATGTGTGAAGAAACGAGTTTCTTTTTGATTTCCTTTTTTAAAGTATAAAATCTATGTTTCTATGTGTTTAAAAATAATTATAAACGTTTATTCTTAAACTTTTTTATCAGTCCTGATAAATGTTAAAACCATTTGGAAGTTGGTTTTTGTTTGATTCTTTTAAAGATTTATTGATTCTTTTTAAGAATAATGGACAAGAAGGAAATCAAGTTGCATCTTTTTGCAGCTTGATTTTTGATTTTTAAAACTTTCTGTTTTTAAGTACATTTCAACAAAAATATCCTAATTTTGAGGTTACCGTTATTCTAAATTACAATCAGCACTATTTTAATATTTTATGAGTATTCAAGAGACAATTCAGGCTTTACGAAACGAACTTAATCAACACAATTACAATTATTATGTACTTGATAATGCCACAATTTCAGATTATGATTTTGATATTAAACTCAAAGAGCTTCAGGAATTAGAAAACAAACATCCGGAATTTTTTGATGAAAACTCGCCAACACAGCGAGTAGGAGGAACTGTAACCAAAAATTTTAAAACCATAGCGCACCAATATCGCATGTATTCTTTGGATAATTCATATTCGAAAGAAGATTTGATCGATTGGGAAAACAGAATTCAAAGAGTTTTAGGAAATGTAGATTTGCAATATACCTGCGAATTAAAATACGACGGAGCTTCGATCAGTATTTCATACGAAAACGGAAAATTAGTTCAGGCTTTAACACGCGGAGATGGTTTTCAAGGCGATGAGGTGACCAATAACATCAAAACAATTAAATCTGTTCCGTTGCAGTTAAAAGGTGATTATCCCGATAAATTTGATATTCGCGGCGAAATCATTTTGCCTTATAAAGGATTCGAAAAAATGAATCAGGAATTAATTGAAATTGGCGAAACACCCTATTCAAATCCAAGAAATACAGCATCAGGAAGTTTAAAATTACAAGACAGCGCTGAGGTTGCCAAACGCCCGTTAGAATGTTTATTATACTTTGTAACAGGAAATAATTTGCCATTTTCCACCCAGTTTGAAGGCTTGGAATCAGCAAAAAAATGGGGATTTAAAGTACCAAACGAAGCAAAATTAGTGAATAACATGCAGGAAGTTTTTGACTTCATTGATCATT
It contains:
- a CDS encoding type IX secretion system membrane protein PorP/SprF — encoded protein: MKLYIKSLEIYLILICSIITFSARAQQDPEYTQYMYNTMAVNPAYAGSTGSLEATLLYRSQWIGIDGAPETQSFSIHGPLANENIGLGLSVVNDKIGPSDELYLDGNFAYSIPLGYEKRLAFGLKAGMRMLNIDWSKGRYYNNNDVLLNQNIDNQMKLAVGAGIYYYTDKWYLGVSIPSFIENSYYDDVQESIDYDRLHYYLMGGYVFDLNPNLKFKPAFLVKAVSGAPLTADVSANFMIAEKFVIGGAYRTDDSVSILAGFQISRSFYIGYAFDYTVSDLNKYNDGSHEIILRYQFNKGENKIKSPRFF
- a CDS encoding OmpA family protein, with product MKKLYILSLVLSFTVCFAQTTNLKKADALFKNYAYTDASKAYEEILANIKSPSTQTLKNAADSYYFISDSRNALKWYRKLYEAQGNNLTDIYYLRYIQSMKAVMDYEEANRVTKEYLDKKGDKNEINRYLVQKFQLDSLSKSKSLYEIKNLAINSTKSDFGTAFFQDKIVFTSARDTTKFSEKLYTWNNQPFLNLYVAERNPADASLFNETIFLPNVMSKYHEATATFDASGKTIYYTTNIVKKNKLVVDESKINNFQIIKGTLDGNKLENPQKVFFDNDDYSVGHPSLSEDGKWLFFASDMPGGIGESDLYVVKIADDGTMSSPQNLGPKINTIGNDVFPYFSKGMLYFSSDGHYGLGDLDIYESKFFSDGSFSDPKNLGTPINSNKDDFAYIIDKTAHAGYISSNREGGKGDDDIYSFTKGDPVCNQTISGMAIDRKTKLPLTDVAIMGYNSFNDILGETKTNYEGKYALVVPCGKTVKMIAAKPNYSSDEKTVETTLENEGEIPNINFELSNYDDLVVKKKGVEKVDVNPIYFDYDKYDITPKAVEELAKVVFVMQKFPNIRIKIESHTDSRGKDAYNLKLSDNRAKSTRDYLISQNIDASRIESAIGYGESRLINKCKNGVKCTDAEHVLNRRSDFIIIQK